The genomic segment ATCCTGCTGATGCAGGATGCAGCCGCCCGCGACATACCCGCCACATCGAAAGAAGCAGGCGATGACTGGCGGGAGAATATGCGCGCATTTGTGTACGCCAATCTGGAAATATACACTGCTCACCTCTGGTTTCTGGAAACACCGATCTACAGTGTACCGATGACCCCGAACAGCCTAAAGTTTGTGGATTGGGCACTCGGAGGCATGCGAATGCTTCCCATCAATAATGCAGAGAAAATGTCCTTTATTCTATTACTTAGCAGCTATGCGCGCGCGTGTGGTATCATCAAGCGGGATATGATTCGCGCCAATCATGCCGGAACAGATACTGACACATTTAGTGGAAAAGGTTATGCAAAAAATCTTGCCAAATTAGTCACGCCCGAACACTTTCCTTACCTGCACAGCGTTGTAGCTTCCGGCGTTTATACAGATGAAATGGAATACGAAAATGATGATGTGTCGGATATTGGCAATGACTTTGACTTTGGTCTTGAACGGATTCTGGATGGAATCGATCATTATCTGACGTTGCGTGGGTTTAAAGAAAAAGGGGAAAAAAATCGGAGTCATGAGGATAACTGATGAAACACTTAAACCCGCTTGATGGAAAGAAAATAAAAATCATGAAATCCAAATATATGTAGTCATACCTTAATAGATAAATTTCATGTTTAACTCTGTATTGAAAATAATTAAAGGTCCTTAAGCAACCTGTACCTAAGAACCCTTCAATAGAATTTTTTATTAATAACCCGAGAGCCCCTCTGTCTTGATATGATCCTCATTGGCACCGACATTAACGAGCATCTTATACATGTCTTTAACCATGCCGGCAGGACCAGACAGGTAGTAAACGGGTTTGCTAATCTCTGTGACATACCGTTTTAATATTTTTTCATCAATATAACTTAACTCTGTTCTCCATTCATCTGATTCAGCTTCAGTCACAACAAGCACAAATGTAATGGGGATTCTTCTTGGAGAAATTCTCAAAATCAGGCATAAATGGTAGC from the Sporolactobacillus sp. Y61 genome contains:
- a CDS encoding TetR/AcrR family transcriptional regulator — its product is MDHDEEKKQKLPHGVALSWGLVKPSRRGPKRELSIEQIVDAAIVIADEQGLQAVSMNRVASSLGFSTMSLYRYFQSKDDLILLMQDAAARDIPATSKEAGDDWRENMRAFVYANLEIYTAHLWFLETPIYSVPMTPNSLKFVDWALGGMRMLPINNAEKMSFILLLSSYARACGIIKRDMIRANHAGTDTDTFSGKGYAKNLAKLVTPEHFPYLHSVVASGVYTDEMEYENDDVSDIGNDFDFGLERILDGIDHYLTLRGFKEKGEKNRSHEDN